A single genomic interval of Pseudomonadota bacterium harbors:
- a CDS encoding argininosuccinate synthase, giving the protein MTNNVKKVVLAYSGGLDTSVILCWLKEQYNCEVVTFTADIGQGEELDPVRSKAEQFGVTQIFIDDLREEFVRDYVFPMFRANAIYEGEYLLGTSIARPLIAKRQIEIAKEVGADAVSHGATGKGNDQIRFELGYYALKPDVKVIAPWREWNLNSRTKLIKYAEERGIPVAMDKRGEAPYSMDANLLHISYEGKVLEDPWQAYTEDMFRLTVSPENAPDKPTYIEIEFDNGDAIAIDGEKLSPANLLAKLNKLGGANGIGRLDIVENRYIGMKSRGVYETPGGTVLLKARRGIESITLDKGAMHLKDELMPRYAELIYNGYWWSPERYMLQAAIDRCQNRVNGLVRLKLYKGSVEVVGRKSANSLYSNEIVTFEEDEVYNQKDAEGFIKLNALRLRLGKNHSENYPSPD; this is encoded by the coding sequence ATGACTAACAACGTAAAAAAAGTGGTACTGGCATATTCGGGCGGTTTGGATACATCGGTAATATTATGCTGGTTAAAAGAACAATATAATTGTGAGGTAGTTACTTTCACGGCTGATATCGGTCAGGGCGAGGAGCTTGACCCTGTTCGCAGCAAAGCGGAGCAATTCGGCGTTACTCAAATATTCATTGATGACCTGCGTGAAGAATTCGTAAGGGACTATGTATTCCCTATGTTCCGTGCTAATGCTATTTATGAGGGCGAATATCTGCTTGGCACTTCAATTGCCCGTCCGTTAATTGCAAAACGCCAGATAGAAATTGCCAAAGAGGTGGGTGCTGATGCAGTATCTCACGGAGCAACCGGCAAAGGAAACGACCAAATACGTTTTGAGCTTGGTTATTATGCTTTAAAACCCGATGTAAAAGTTATAGCCCCTTGGCGTGAGTGGAATTTGAACTCCCGTACCAAACTTATAAAATACGCAGAAGAAAGAGGAATCCCCGTAGCTATGGATAAAAGGGGTGAGGCTCCATACTCAATGGACGCAAATCTGCTTCACATATCATATGAAGGGAAAGTATTGGAAGACCCTTGGCAAGCATATACCGAAGATATGTTCCGTCTTACCGTATCTCCTGAAAACGCACCGGATAAACCTACATATATAGAGATAGAGTTCGATAATGGTGACGCTATTGCCATAGACGGTGAAAAACTGTCCCCTGCCAACTTACTTGCTAAATTGAACAAGCTTGGAGGTGCAAACGGTATCGGAAGACTTGATATAGTTGAAAACCGCTATATCGGCATGAAATCCCGTGGTGTATATGAAACTCCGGGGGGAACTGTTTTATTAAAAGCACGCAGAGGAATAGAAAGCATTACATTAGATAAGGGTGCTATGCACCTGAAAGATGAGCTAATGCCACGCTATGCCGAGCTGATTTACAACGGCTACTGGTGGAGTCCCGAGCGTTATATGCTACAGGCTGCAATTGACAGATGCCAAAACCGTGTGAACGGTCTTGTCCGCTTAAAACTATATAAAGGCTCGGTTGAGGTTGTAGGTCGCAAGTCTGCTAATAGCTTATACAGCAACGAGATAGTGACCTTCGAAGAAGATGAAGTATATAATCAAAAGGATGCCGAAGGATTTATTAAGCTGAACGCACTGCGTTTACGCTTGGGAAAGAATCATAGCGAGAATTATCCTTCACCTGATTAG
- a CDS encoding protein phosphatase CheZ, translating to MELSKDLYYKLCSLKDKNGNNVELNQVESVVSDLILLFKTHCNKYDSQLFEEIKAIGDTAHSAKMDFNDGKKDNVIESASSELDAVIESTEQATDTILDSAENIQKIILNSPENEVSKGITDNVMIIFEACNFQDITGQRIKKISKALDFIEHSAGHILSKYSYEDINKDERGDAHLMKGPGSNQDSPNQDDIDKLFDSV from the coding sequence ATGGAGCTATCCAAAGACTTATATTATAAATTATGTAGCCTAAAAGATAAAAACGGTAACAATGTGGAGCTTAATCAAGTAGAATCAGTTGTTTCCGACTTGATTTTACTTTTTAAAACTCACTGCAATAAATATGATAGTCAATTATTCGAAGAAATAAAAGCAATCGGCGATACGGCACATTCTGCCAAAATGGACTTTAATGACGGCAAGAAGGATAACGTTATAGAATCAGCGTCTTCGGAGCTTGATGCAGTTATAGAGTCAACGGAGCAGGCAACAGATACGATACTTGACTCGGCTGAGAATATACAGAAAATAATTTTAAACAGCCCTGAAAATGAGGTTTCAAAGGGTATTACAGACAATGTAATGATAATTTTTGAAGCCTGCAACTTTCAGGACATAACAGGACAACGCATTAAAAAAATATCAAAAGCACTTGATTTCATTGAACACTCCGCAGGACACATACTTTCGAAATATTCTTATGAGGATATAAACAAAGATGAACGAGGCGATGCCCACTTAATGAAAGGCCCCGGGTCCAATCAAGACTCACCGAATCAGGATGATATTGACAAACTATTTGATAGTGTCTAG
- a CDS encoding response regulator, with amino-acid sequence MVDKNMSILVVDDFKTMRRIVSNLLIQLGFNNIDEAIDGQSALAKISEKEYKMIISDWNMEPMSGFELLQSIRSSDGNIRTVPFIMITAESKPENIIKAKQAGVNNYIVKPFNVDTLKNKLTAVLGEF; translated from the coding sequence ATGGTTGATAAGAATATGAGTATTTTAGTTGTTGATGACTTTAAAACAATGCGACGAATCGTAAGCAACCTCTTAATACAGCTAGGTTTTAATAACATTGATGAAGCAATTGACGGTCAATCAGCTTTGGCAAAGATTTCAGAAAAAGAATATAAAATGATAATTTCCGACTGGAATATGGAACCCATGAGCGGCTTTGAATTGTTACAAAGTATTCGTTCGTCTGACGGTAATATACGAACAGTACCGTTTATAATGATTACTGCCGAAAGCAAGCCTGAAAATATAATAAAAGCAAAACAGGCAGGGGTTAATAACTATATAGTTAAACCGTTTAATGTAGATACATTAAAAAACAAATTAACGGCAGTACTAGGAGAATTTTAA
- a CDS encoding flagellar hook basal-body protein: MRFMKIATIISFVSVISVTGASADNSLYVLAARQGDLNKTMSRISDMVANVNTTAFKAESDVYDELGERMDDRSHISFGTISASKRDYSQGNLIATKRQLDIAINGPGFIMVDTPRGIRFTRGGNLAVNSEGSLVTKEGYPLLGPGGGTVELTEEDINIIIREDGLVSAGAEERGQIGIFEFANYQALVREGQGFYKTDRTPIPSEESKVVQGMIEASNVNSVRAMTDLIEVSRNIETVKMLQRDIHDIKLNSIKTLTRQ; the protein is encoded by the coding sequence ATGAGATTTATGAAAATTGCGACGATAATTTCGTTCGTATCGGTTATATCGGTTACAGGTGCATCCGCGGATAATTCTTTATATGTGTTGGCTGCCCGTCAGGGTGACCTAAATAAGACTATGAGCCGTATCTCCGATATGGTAGCCAATGTTAATACAACAGCATTTAAGGCTGAGTCGGACGTTTACGACGAGCTTGGCGAAAGAATGGATGACCGCTCCCATATATCATTTGGGACGATATCCGCTTCAAAGCGTGATTACTCACAAGGCAACCTGATAGCGACTAAAAGGCAGCTTGATATTGCCATAAACGGTCCGGGGTTCATTATGGTGGACACTCCCCGCGGTATCCGTTTTACCAGAGGCGGCAATCTGGCGGTTAACTCCGAAGGTTCGCTTGTTACTAAAGAGGGCTACCCTTTGTTAGGTCCGGGTGGCGGTACGGTTGAATTAACCGAAGAAGACATAAATATTATAATAAGAGAAGACGGTCTGGTTTCTGCCGGAGCCGAGGAAAGGGGACAAATAGGAATATTCGAGTTTGCAAATTATCAGGCTTTGGTAAGGGAAGGGCAGGGATTCTATAAAACCGACCGGACACCTATACCGAGTGAGGAGTCAAAAGTTGTGCAGGGCATGATAGAGGCTTCAAACGTTAACTCGGTACGTGCCATGACTGATTTAATAGAAGTGTCACGTAATATTGAAACTGTAAAGATGCTTCAAAGGGATATCCACGATATCAAACTAAATTCAATAAAAACGTTAACAAGGCAATAA
- a CDS encoding DUF6468 domain-containing protein gives MAEILDIIVISLLLVAIVYGVILNRKISILQQSKKELANLFKSFDETILQAQIGIDDLKKVSTEISGLLSDKMDKGYVLIDDLAFLTEKAEKVTQVMDDKVKKAQKKAAVIQAVKPVTPDISQGSHVFTSPNPEEIKALRQQNSLSNSKTKPQENNIKPFVDSKKAKALESLLEQINENKETQKNNIKTNKPVSSFSNNNEKDEEQIVADMLKAIGYGDK, from the coding sequence ATGGCAGAAATACTGGATATCATAGTTATTTCATTATTATTGGTAGCAATAGTTTACGGTGTGATACTAAACCGTAAGATATCTATATTGCAGCAAAGCAAGAAAGAACTGGCAAATCTTTTTAAGAGCTTTGATGAGACTATACTGCAAGCTCAAATAGGTATTGACGACCTCAAAAAAGTCAGCACCGAGATTTCAGGATTACTTAGCGATAAAATGGATAAGGGATATGTACTGATTGATGATCTGGCATTCTTAACTGAAAAAGCCGAAAAAGTTACTCAGGTCATGGACGACAAAGTTAAAAAAGCTCAAAAAAAGGCGGCAGTCATTCAGGCTGTCAAGCCGGTTACTCCCGACATTTCACAGGGCAGCCATGTCTTTACAAGCCCTAATCCCGAAGAAATAAAAGCACTGCGTCAACAAAATTCCTTAAGCAATTCAAAAACAAAGCCACAGGAAAATAATATCAAACCGTTTGTTGATTCAAAAAAAGCAAAAGCCCTTGAATCATTACTTGAACAGATAAACGAGAATAAAGAAACTCAAAAAAACAATATAAAAACAAACAAACCTGTTTCATCTTTTTCCAATAATAATGAAAAAGATGAAGAACAGATAGTTGCCGATATGTTAAAAGCCATCGGATATGGTGATAAATAA
- the fliM gene encoding flagellar motor switch protein FliM gives MAEEGQQTEEEMAAAMEAMAGGGGGDDSKALSQDEIDNLLGFSAAPVHEKKTGIEAMLDKALLSYERFPMLEVVFDRFVRMLSTSLRNFTSDNVDVDIHSITSLRFGDYVNSIPMPAILSVFKAIEWENLALVTYNGSIVYSMVDVLFGGRKSNRPIRIEGRPYTSIEQSIVRQVTELILLDMGAAFDPLSPATFQFERIETNPRFATIAHPSDTVVLLQLRVDMEERGGNIEVMFPLVTLEPIKKLLTQTFMGESFGKDSIWELHLGKEIYNTDVVVKAILGKKKTTMEKLMRLKVGDTIILDNKASEDIDLTCEGIRVLKGKIGKVEEDVAIAVSQVINKNMRERD, from the coding sequence ATGGCAGAAGAAGGGCAACAAACAGAAGAGGAAATGGCGGCAGCCATGGAAGCTATGGCAGGCGGTGGCGGTGGCGATGACTCGAAAGCTCTGTCTCAGGACGAGATAGACAATCTTCTCGGCTTTAGTGCCGCCCCCGTTCATGAAAAAAAGACCGGCATTGAGGCTATGCTTGACAAGGCATTGCTTTCTTATGAACGCTTCCCGATGCTTGAAGTGGTGTTCGACAGGTTCGTCAGAATGCTTTCCACCTCTTTACGCAACTTCACCTCCGATAACGTTGATGTTGATATTCACTCAATTACGTCACTTAGGTTCGGTGATTACGTAAACTCGATACCCATGCCTGCGATACTTTCGGTATTTAAGGCAATAGAGTGGGAAAACCTTGCTCTGGTTACATATAACGGTTCTATCGTTTATTCGATGGTTGATGTTTTGTTCGGCGGCAGAAAATCCAATCGCCCTATAAGGATTGAAGGTCGCCCCTATACTTCTATTGAACAAAGCATAGTAAGGCAGGTAACGGAACTTATACTTTTAGATATGGGAGCGGCATTTGACCCTCTTAGCCCTGCAACATTCCAGTTCGAAAGAATAGAAACAAATCCGAGATTTGCAACAATAGCACACCCGTCAGATACCGTTGTACTGCTGCAATTACGTGTCGATATGGAAGAACGCGGGGGAAATATAGAGGTTATGTTCCCTCTTGTAACCTTAGAGCCTATCAAAAAATTACTTACCCAGACCTTTATGGGCGAATCTTTCGGTAAAGATTCAATATGGGAGTTGCATTTAGGTAAAGAAATATATAACACTGATGTGGTGGTTAAGGCTATCTTGGGAAAAAAGAAAACCACAATGGAAAAATTAATGAGGCTCAAAGTCGGCGACACTATAATTTTAGATAATAAAGCAAGTGAAGATATAGACCTTACATGCGAAGGTATTCGTGTTTTAAAAGGAAAGATCGGCAAGGTAGAAGAAGACGTGGCAATCGCCGTTAGTCAGGTTATAAATAAAAACATGCGAGAACGCGATTAA
- the flgG gene encoding flagellar basal-body rod protein FlgG, with amino-acid sequence MQSLHTAATGMQAATTNIDVIANNLANQNTTAYKRKRAEFQDLLYVHDKRVGTQTSDAGTIRPTGIQIGLGVSTAAVYSIAEQGAFEQTSNPFDLAINGKGYFRVSLPDGTEAYTRAGAFQVNGDGEIVTADGYTVSPGITIPDNSSSVTVNNSGEVIVTIAGQTAPSNLGQFELVRFINEAGLESVGQNLMVETEASGPPTDGTPNEDGFGAITQGWLEGSNVIPVTELTNMIKAQRAFEMNIKVMEATDESMQTLNQAA; translated from the coding sequence ATGCAATCACTACACACGGCAGCAACCGGAATGCAGGCGGCAACAACCAACATAGATGTTATTGCCAACAACCTTGCCAACCAAAATACAACCGCATATAAGCGTAAGAGAGCCGAGTTTCAGGACTTGCTATATGTTCATGATAAAAGAGTTGGTACTCAAACGTCCGATGCAGGAACAATCCGTCCTACTGGAATACAGATAGGATTGGGGGTTTCAACCGCTGCGGTATATTCCATTGCCGAACAGGGTGCTTTTGAACAGACAAGTAACCCTTTTGATTTGGCGATAAACGGAAAAGGATATTTCAGGGTAAGTCTACCCGATGGAACGGAGGCATATACAAGAGCCGGTGCTTTTCAGGTAAACGGTGACGGTGAGATAGTTACGGCGGACGGATATACCGTTTCACCCGGAATAACGATACCTGATAATTCAAGCAGTGTTACCGTCAATAATAGCGGAGAGGTTATAGTTACGATTGCCGGGCAGACTGCTCCTTCAAATCTGGGGCAGTTTGAGCTGGTCAGGTTTATCAATGAGGCAGGGCTTGAATCTGTGGGACAAAATTTGATGGTTGAAACCGAGGCTTCCGGTCCTCCTACGGACGGAACACCTAATGAAGACGGATTCGGGGCTATCACACAAGGGTGGCTGGAAGGTTCTAATGTGATTCCTGTTACCGAACTGACAAATATGATAAAGGCTCAACGTGCCTTTGAAATGAATATTAAGGTTATGGAAGCTACCGACGAGAGTATGCAAACATTAAATCAGGCGGCGTAA
- a CDS encoding acyl-CoA dehydrogenase, translating to MQNYNAPLDDINFLLNDVLKLEDVLRLDKYKDLSGSLINAVLDEASKFAGKRLSPLNVIGDKQGAHSKDSVTTTPEGFKEAYEQFVKNGWNSVPFSTEIGGQGLPWLVSTAISEMWSGANFAFALCPLLTQGGVELLENHGSADQREKYLRKLVSGEWTATMCLTESTAGSDIGAVKTIAKKDGDKYLIKGQKIFITFGDHDYTDNIIHMVLARCEDAPDGIKGISLFIVPKVLEDGSKNDIRVISIEHKLGIHGSPTAVLNFGDENGAVGYLVGEENHGIKYMFTMMNNARLAVGVEGVAIAEDSLQKAENFAAERVQGGLPIAKYPDVKRMLITIRSQTEAMRALSYYIGKCIDLSRNHEDEAVKEKYKEITDILIPVLKANATDMGFFMSSEAMQVFGGVGYVEDYGIAQNLRDSRIAMIYEGTNGIQAMDLVKRKIIINDGRLFESLSVEVFELVQGSVFEDVVKDAIGKLVNATSQIRSMDDKKAEFKAYYYTRLFGVVMGGVMMAMSDKALGDDESGFFKLKRKTIKFYMDFLLPEVNYLHEIVVR from the coding sequence ATGCAAAATTACAACGCTCCTTTAGACGATATCAATTTTTTGTTAAATGATGTTCTGAAATTAGAAGATGTTTTGAGGCTTGATAAGTATAAGGATTTATCAGGGTCTTTGATAAATGCCGTGCTTGATGAGGCATCAAAATTTGCAGGCAAAAGGCTTTCTCCGTTGAATGTTATCGGAGATAAGCAGGGGGCACATTCTAAAGATTCGGTTACAACTACACCTGAAGGATTTAAAGAAGCCTATGAGCAGTTTGTAAAAAACGGCTGGAATTCAGTTCCTTTTTCTACTGAAATAGGGGGGCAGGGCTTGCCGTGGTTGGTATCGACTGCCATATCTGAAATGTGGAGCGGTGCTAATTTTGCTTTTGCACTTTGCCCGTTATTGACTCAAGGGGGGGTGGAGTTGCTCGAAAATCACGGTAGTGCCGACCAAAGAGAAAAATATCTGAGGAAGTTAGTTTCAGGTGAGTGGACGGCGACTATGTGCCTTACCGAGTCAACGGCAGGTTCGGACATTGGGGCGGTTAAAACTATAGCTAAAAAAGACGGCGATAAGTATCTGATAAAAGGTCAGAAAATATTTATTACCTTTGGAGATCACGATTATACCGATAATATTATCCATATGGTTCTGGCAAGATGTGAAGATGCACCTGATGGAATAAAAGGCATATCGCTTTTTATTGTGCCGAAGGTTTTAGAGGACGGTTCTAAAAATGATATCAGGGTTATAAGTATCGAACATAAGCTGGGTATTCACGGAAGCCCGACGGCAGTTTTGAATTTCGGTGATGAAAATGGAGCGGTAGGTTATCTTGTCGGAGAAGAAAATCACGGCATAAAATATATGTTCACTATGATGAATAATGCAAGGCTTGCAGTCGGTGTAGAAGGAGTAGCCATTGCCGAGGATTCGTTACAAAAGGCGGAGAATTTTGCGGCAGAGCGTGTGCAGGGAGGATTGCCTATAGCTAAATATCCTGACGTTAAACGTATGCTGATTACTATACGAAGCCAAACAGAGGCAATGCGTGCTTTGTCTTATTATATAGGCAAGTGTATCGACCTTTCAAGAAATCATGAAGATGAAGCGGTTAAAGAAAAATATAAAGAAATAACCGATATACTTATCCCTGTTTTAAAAGCCAATGCAACCGATATGGGCTTTTTTATGTCATCGGAAGCTATGCAGGTATTTGGCGGGGTAGGTTATGTTGAAGATTACGGGATAGCACAAAACCTGCGTGACTCACGGATAGCCATGATATATGAAGGCACTAACGGTATTCAGGCAATGGATCTGGTGAAGCGTAAAATAATTATAAATGACGGTAGGCTGTTTGAAAGCCTGTCTGTTGAGGTTTTTGAACTTGTGCAGGGAAGTGTGTTCGAAGATGTAGTAAAAGATGCGATAGGTAAATTGGTGAACGCTACATCTCAGATACGTTCTATGGACGATAAGAAAGCCGAGTTTAAGGCTTATTACTATACAAGGCTTTTCGGGGTTGTTATGGGCGGGGTTATGATGGCAATGTCCGATAAGGCGTTAGGTGATGATGAATCGGGTTTTTTCAAACTAAAAAGAAAAACTATAAAATTTTATATGGACTTTCTTCTTCCGGAGGTGAATTATTTGCACGAGATAGTAGTTAGGTAA
- the fliP gene encoding flagellar type III secretion system pore protein FliP (The bacterial flagellar biogenesis protein FliP forms a type III secretion system (T3SS)-type pore required for flagellar assembly.) encodes MRIILFFTLLLALGDNNAVAQTLSLDMGEGGGQVTSRILQLIALITVISLAPSILVMVTSFTRIVVVFSFLRTALGLQQTPPNSVIISLSLFLTMFIMQPVFMESYNKGLKPLMDEEITEEEAIEPTIAPFKVFMLQNVREKDLGLFFELSDTKVPEKIEETSLRILIPAFMISELRRAFEIGFLLFIPFLIIDLMVASTLMAMGMMMLPPVLISLPFKLIFFVLIDGWYMVVGSLVKSFGG; translated from the coding sequence ATGAGGATAATCTTGTTTTTTACCTTATTGCTGGCTTTAGGCGATAATAATGCCGTTGCTCAAACATTGTCGCTTGATATGGGCGAAGGGGGAGGGCAGGTTACTTCAAGGATATTACAGCTTATAGCACTTATTACCGTTATAAGCCTTGCTCCTTCAATATTGGTGATGGTAACGTCATTTACCAGAATAGTTGTTGTGTTCTCGTTTTTAAGAACGGCACTAGGATTGCAGCAGACTCCGCCTAATTCCGTTATAATAAGTTTATCACTTTTTCTTACCATGTTTATCATGCAGCCTGTTTTTATGGAGTCATATAATAAAGGGCTAAAGCCTTTGATGGACGAGGAGATAACCGAAGAAGAGGCGATTGAGCCTACAATTGCACCATTCAAGGTGTTTATGCTGCAAAATGTTCGTGAAAAGGATTTGGGGCTGTTTTTTGAATTGTCAGATACTAAGGTTCCTGAAAAAATCGAAGAGACCTCTTTAAGAATTTTAATACCGGCATTTATGATAAGTGAATTAAGGCGTGCATTTGAAATAGGCTTTCTGCTGTTCATACCGTTTTTGATAATTGACCTGATGGTTGCTTCAACCCTGATGGCTATGGGTATGATGATGTTACCGCCGGTGTTAATTTCATTGCCGTTCAAGCTTATATTTTTTGTGCTTATAGACGGCTGGTATATGGTTGTGGGGAGTCTGGTCAAAAGTTTTGGCGGTTAA
- the flgA gene encoding flagellar basal body P-ring formation chaperone FlgA — MFKCLVIFSIGMLFGVPFSNASEQMYTEESIFENISVISVDKIESMISDSLMDELQSDRIDIELRSYRKGVQFDIEKEYFDVEIVEYDINKRARRFDYKVSFTNGDFRQVLDINGSYDEIISIPSLATRIPFGTVITEDDIEFIDVQAHRLMHDTVTDPSELIGKTLKNSKSALRPIRGRDVQNKQIVQRTDNIDIVYETPSITVTAKGVAMESGARGDVIRVRNTSSNKIVEAMVKNSTSAIINAGQL, encoded by the coding sequence ATGTTTAAATGTTTGGTTATATTTTCAATTGGTATGTTGTTTGGAGTACCTTTTTCAAACGCTTCGGAACAAATGTACACTGAAGAAAGTATCTTTGAAAATATAAGCGTTATAAGCGTCGATAAGATAGAAAGTATGATATCAGACTCTCTAATGGACGAGTTGCAATCGGACAGGATTGATATTGAGCTTAGAAGTTACCGAAAGGGAGTTCAGTTCGATATTGAAAAAGAATATTTTGATGTTGAGATAGTCGAATATGATATTAACAAGAGAGCTAGGCGTTTTGATTATAAGGTGTCTTTTACGAACGGTGATTTTAGGCAAGTTCTGGATATAAACGGTTCTTATGATGAGATAATAAGTATCCCGTCACTTGCTACACGCATTCCTTTTGGAACTGTTATAACCGAGGACGATATCGAATTTATTGATGTTCAAGCTCATAGGCTAATGCACGATACCGTTACAGACCCTAGTGAGTTGATAGGAAAAACATTAAAAAATTCTAAGTCTGCCTTGCGTCCTATACGTGGCAGGGACGTACAAAACAAACAGATAGTTCAGCGTACCGATAACATAGATATTGTATATGAGACTCCGTCTATTACCGTTACCGCAAAAGGAGTAGCTATGGAAAGCGGTGCGAGGGGAGATGTTATAAGGGTGAGAAATACAAGCAGTAATAAGATAGTGGAGGCTATGGTGAAAAATTCAACATCGGCTATAATCAATGCAGGGCAATTATGA
- a CDS encoding flagellar biosynthetic protein FliO: MDYTAYIKAILALVFVLGLIGLFSFLLKRVSSGQFAGKSKAAKRISLEEVFYVDAKRKLLLVKRDDVEHLILLGANSETVIENNITVKQSDSKGEK, from the coding sequence ATGGATTACACAGCCTACATTAAAGCAATATTAGCACTGGTGTTCGTTTTGGGGCTGATAGGACTTTTTTCATTCTTGTTGAAGAGGGTATCCTCAGGTCAGTTTGCAGGCAAGTCAAAAGCCGCAAAGCGTATTTCCTTAGAAGAGGTTTTTTATGTTGATGCAAAACGTAAGTTGTTATTAGTCAAGAGGGATGATGTCGAACATCTTATATTACTTGGTGCGAACAGTGAAACTGTAATTGAGAATAACATCACAGTTAAACAATCTGATTCAAAGGGGGAGAAATGA
- a CDS encoding flagellar basal body-associated FliL family protein gives MAEEEKNIEEKKDEDTSENEAEEAKGEGEEDGGEGEEGGEKKKKKKGGKLKLIIIVLVLLLAGGGGAAAYFMGFFNKKIEVSSGEIREGEEVVGEDGVIEKTVFYDMEEFIANLNVGSKRPSFLKMTVSLELAGESQIPMVESKMPRIRDSFQVYLRELRQEDLQGSAGLYRLREELLLRINKIVYPAKINDILFKEILVQ, from the coding sequence ATGGCTGAAGAAGAAAAGAATATTGAGGAGAAAAAGGACGAGGACACCTCCGAAAATGAAGCTGAGGAAGCCAAAGGGGAAGGGGAAGAAGATGGCGGTGAAGGTGAAGAAGGCGGCGAAAAAAAGAAGAAAAAGAAAGGCGGCAAACTTAAGCTTATAATAATTGTCTTAGTATTGCTATTAGCGGGCGGTGGTGGTGCCGCAGCATATTTTATGGGATTTTTTAATAAAAAGATAGAAGTAAGCAGTGGCGAGATAAGAGAGGGCGAAGAAGTTGTCGGTGAAGACGGTGTAATTGAAAAAACAGTTTTCTACGATATGGAAGAATTTATTGCCAACCTCAATGTGGGCAGTAAAAGACCGAGTTTTTTAAAAATGACCGTGTCCCTTGAGCTTGCAGGTGAATCGCAAATACCTATGGTTGAATCAAAAATGCCTAGAATAAGGGATAGCTTTCAGGTTTATCTCAGGGAATTACGGCAGGAGGACTTGCAAGGCTCGGCAGGTCTTTACCGCTTAAGGGAAGAACTTTTGCTTAGAATAAACAAAATAGTTTACCCTGCTAAAATAAATGACATTTTGTTTAAGGAAATATTAGTACAATAG